One window of the Spea bombifrons isolate aSpeBom1 chromosome 8, aSpeBom1.2.pri, whole genome shotgun sequence genome contains the following:
- the TEX11 gene encoding testis-expressed protein 11 gives MGQDDQMPKQPDFSLDCGKMVEESSFGVLTGLIRDLLQRQTPVAGTELIDQMFREIKCLEEDTNRGTPDDQVDECAINLWNWGVTKRVEESITEKERAMVRHISCRLGIWCEGPEPSEGIVRRNIMMAIKTGKGWIDVGMPELSSWFLEIALNSLEKLYAILTQRSSEEADMNVHKTYVEKDLFKVLTYQAEAAVAKKDFETASLRIQRCKDMLLRQPKEAGHLSILCYNFGVESYEEVIYEQSSYWLSQSYEIGNIDKRYGPGPEMQAKVLRLLATVYLEWDCRLYQDKALNAVRMANEESVHPAGLFLKVKILLRCAVPDDVINMGVTEMLHHKLSLEIYLSTAKLLLEHRRDCVGFEFLKMVCGQFEDSPDLGKALILQIELLLQRGKVLLAQQKIEDLITGHYTGKKLSQETLNMFHHILWDNAAKSFEANNYAEALQWYNYSLSVHAADHPEPNLAKLQRNRATCFLRLNDLHKAREAIKEAECSDPGNIFTHFSLYKLALLENNVLEAMNALSAMGSIATQSKSKGFLEEQSCSDTNLLSLAAQIALEVRESQHANIILSSRSKKKKLWDVAIKALEYLVDKSLDTEQVFISLRCLVRLVLSSEASVSEERTGDTERLLSYLKSAYEKLSESQIEGIISHDKRSIEAHWFRKTAWNLAVQSVDFPKVMSDAFILSYKLSLFCTCDKPVLVAQKSCLLMAAAVDLEMARKSSDRSEQVELLTKSLDHIQLCQEIWKVLQFSGDFSQDPTEILLLLYEFEIRAKLNDPRLENIFESVWELPKLEIKTLETIAYLSMETPAYYPSICKRALRGVLAILKKQDPLDVTKFSKCLHSLIKLSSPESAGGLETCVQEEVWKYYQEALAVLTSCDYPELETLWLMTQSWNTGICQYSLKKYADAERWCALAMRLLNYLGDLKSSYENQMVGLYSEILDQVDKAKRVLPNEE, from the exons GCCTTATTAGAGACCTGTTGCAAAGACAGACTCCAGTAGCTGGCACTGAGCTCATTGACCAGATGTTCAGAGAGATTAAATGTCTGGAGGAAGATACAAACCGAGGTACTCCTGATGACCAG gTTGATGAATGTGCTATTAACTTGTGGAACTGGGGTGTTACCAAAAGAGTTGAAGAGTCTATCACTGAGAAGGAGCGAGCAATGG TACGTCATATATCCTGCAGGCTTGGGATCTGGTGTGAAGGTCCGGAACCATCCGAGGGAATTGTCCGTAGAAACATAATG ATGGCAATCAAAACTGGAAAAGGCTGGATAGATGTAGGAATGCCTGAACTTTCCAGCTGGTTCCTTGAAATTGCTTTGAAT AGTCTGGAGAAGTTGTATGCCATCCTTACACAGAGGAGCTCTGAAGAAGCAGACATGAATGTACACAAAACCTACGTGGAAAAAGATCTCTTTAAAGTGCTGACATACCAGGCAGAAGCG gcagtggcaaaaaaagattttgaaacTGCCTCCCTGAGAATTCAGAGGTGCAAAGATATGCTGCTTAGACAACCAAAAGAG GCTGGGCATCTGTCAATTCTTTGCTACAACTTTGGAGTGGAGTCATATGAAGAGGTCATATATGAGCAAAGTTCTTATTGGCTGAG CCAGAGCTATGAAATTGGAAATATTGATAAAAGATACGGCCCTGGACCAGAGATGCAG GCCAAGGTGCTGAGACTACTAGCAACAGTGTACCTGGAATGGGACTGCAGATTATACCAAGATAAGGCTCTAAATGCTGTCAGAATGGCTAATGAG GAAAGTGTACATCCCGCTGGCCTTTTTTTGAAGGTCAAAATTCTTTTGAGATGTGCAGtgcctgatgatgtcatcaatatGG GCGTCACAGAGATGCTGCATCATAAACTATCGCTGGAGATTTATCTGAGCACAGCAAAACTACTACTAGAACATAGAAG GGACTGTGTGGGATTTGAGTTCCTCAAGATGGTCTGTGGGCAGTTTGAAGACTCCCCTGATCTCGGAAAAGCCCTGATTCTACAAATTGAACTTTTGCTGCAACGAGGGAAGGTACTTTTAGCACAGCAGAAGATTGAAGATCTAATAACAG gtCATTACACTGGAAAGAAGCTATCCCAAGAGACTCTGAACATGTTCCACCACATTCTTTGGGACAATGCAGCCAAAAGCTTTGAG GCTAATAACTACGCAGAAGCTCTCCAGTGGTACAACTATTCATTAAGCGTTCATGCTGCTGACCATCCAGAGCCGAACCTTGCCAAACTCCAGAGAAACCGGGCCACCTGCTTCCTTCGTCTTAATGATCTGCACAAG GCCAGGGAGGCAATAAAAGAAGCAGAGTGCTCCGATCCAGGGAACATCTTCACTCACTTCAGCTTATATAAACTAGCTCTGCTCGAAAATAATGTCTTGGAAG CAATGAATGCTTTGTCTGCCATGGGGAGTATTGCAACCCAGTCAAAATCAAAAGGTTTTCTCGAGGAGCAGAGCTGCTCAGACACCAACCTGCTAAGCCTGGCAGCACAGATAGCCTTGGAGGTGAGAGAATCTCAGCATGCCAACATTATACTGTCAT CCAGATCTAAAAAG AAAAAGCTGTGGGATGTGGCTATAAAAGCTTTAGAATACCTGGTTGACAAATCTCTTGACACCGAGCAGGTTTTCATTTCCCTCAG GTGTTTGGTGCGTCTTGTACTCTCAAGTGAAGCATCAGTTTCTGAAGAGAG GACCGGTGACACAGAACGACtgctttcatatttaaaaagtg CTTACGAGAAGCTGTCAGAGTCCCAGATTGAGGGTATTATTAGCCATGACAAGCGTTCAATTGAAGCACACTGGTTCAGAAAAACAG CATGGAATTTGGCTGTTCAATCTGTGGACTTCCCTAAAGTGATGAGTGATGCCTTCATCCTTTCATACAAG CTGTCCCTGTTCTGCACATGTGATAAGCCAGTTTTGGTGGCACAGAAGTCTTGCCTTTTAATGGCAGCTGCTGTTGACCTGGAAATGGCTAGGAAGAGCAGTGACCGCTCAGAACAG GTGGAGCTGCTCACTAAGTCACTGGATCATATTCAGCTGTGCCAGGAGATCTGGAAAGTTCTGCAGTTCTCTG GGGATTTCTCTCAAGATCCCACAGAGATCCTTTTGCTCCTTTATGAATTTGAAATCCGAGCCAAATTGAATGACCCAAGGCTGGAGAACATTTTTGAATCGGTGTGGGAGCTGCCCAAACTTGAAATCAAGACTTTGGAAACCATTGCAT ATTTATCTATGGAAACCCCAGCATACTACCCATCTATTTGCAAGCGTGCACTGAGGGGAGTGCTAGCTATCCTGAAGAAACAGGACCCACTAGATGTCACCAAGTTTAG TAAATGTCTGCACAGTCTGATAAAGCTAAGTTCACCTGAGAGTGCAGGAGGCCTTGAGACCTGTGTCCAAGAGGAGGTGTGGAAGTACTACCAAGAAGCACTTGCAGTCCTCACCAGCTGT GACTATCCAGAGCTTGAAACTTTATGGTTAATGACCCAGTCCTGGAATACAGGTATCTGCCAGTATAGCTTGAAAAAATACGCAGATGCTGAGCGTTGGTGTGCATTGGCCATGCGCCTGCTGAACTACCTTGGGGATTTAAAGAGCAGTTATGAGAATCAG ATGGTTGGTCTGTACAGTGAGATACTGGACCAAGTGGATAAAGCGAAAAGAGTCCTTCCTAATGAAGAGTAG